aaagtaattttactttAATATTGTTAAgttggtcaatttcagatattattaaaaaataaatattttattcatataTTCGTTACCGGTtgcatattatttttttatgttttttataattttatagcaGATTTAGAGTTGAAATAAGTTTAGTTCGAggaaaaatttagatttttaattatttttttgtccaataaAGTTAaatatcgataaatgaatattcgataaagtaataacctcgcttatataataaattctttcggtctcgacttgggccaatggactaaagtaataacctcgctaaatgcattaattaagtaatacaaatatttaaatccttaagggcccaacgaaaatataaattaataattattgaattacatacaatatatatatatatatatatatatatagaccaaaaccattcaatcaatcaactagaaatcatttcttctgaaaaaatgcatctatagttgattgttttttctttccactcAAACCAAAATGAATATCATccttaactttttgtagtgcaaacacaacttctgatatagatgcattttttctttttgtagtgCAAACCAAAATGAATATCATCCTTAACTTTTTATAGTGCAAAACACAACTTCTGATATATTTTGCTCATGTAATACTTTAATTGATgtcttttgatttttcttaccaCATACAACGTAtgcattttacaatgaaaaattatctataaaataataaacattaatttatcgataaatgaataatttattcatttatcgataaataaataatctcgcttaatgatatatttttccGGTCCCAATGATATACATTTATCGAGGTTTGTGATCTGTCATTGATAAACTGATGAGTGTTTGGATATCCATAACAAGATTCACATGCTAAAAAGATAGTTTCATGAATGATAGAATTACTCCTAGGAAGTGTTTGGTTAGCTAAATTTAAACTATGGAATGAGAATAAAATTGCGTCATTCTAAACGTTagaataaaattactcttaattatgaatatttttatatcttattccattgaaatatcaaataaataaattccaAGGACTTAAAACGTTTGTAGCTCTCTACACTTTAAAAATATCTTATTTACTTCTTTAAAATGAGCTATTCGTTTTTTTAACTGATTTATTGACCAGTTAACTTATTTAGAATGATTTATTGCACTCCTAAACTAAGAATGGCAATAAAAACGGGTTTCACGGATACTAAATACTATCCGGCTCCAATGAGTTTACTTTTGGAATATTTTAGTTGGACTATATTATTGACTCTCTCTTtagtatttttgaaaaaaaataaaataaagctaCATTCAAAGTTTTAATGGAGTTTTCCGACACTAATGGGggaaaagagaaatagataaaaaaaaattatattttctatGCGTCTACCTATATCGATTTTTCTTCATACAGGACATTCAATAAATAAGTGCCAAAAATCTTCAATATTCCCATTACAATGCACACAAAGACTATTAACGCTTTTGACTCTAGTAGGAAGACAATTCCAGCAAACTTCCATGATGCGAATTTATAAGGGACTCCAGTTCTTCAAATAGATCCCCACGATTCTTAAACATGATATTTTTGTGTAGCAACcaaagaaaaaacaattttataaaCACTTTTGACTATATAGGTactaaatgggttaaatatggtTAAGTTACAAATTTAACCCGTTTTGTTTTACGAGAGCGGATTTAGTTCCATCCATGAAACTAAAGTTTGTAATTTTAAATCTCATATACGAAACTGtccaatccttttttttttttttaagcttATGAAACTGTCCAATCTTAAGTCTAAGGtttgtaattttaaaaaatatacgtTTTTCTTAACATAtgaatattaacaaaaatataatctaataattacaattaataatataaatgtgtcatataaattaaatattattattttattttcacatttaaataatctttttatagataaatataataatataattaaaattaatatattatatattatattatattttttatcagtaaaaaaagaggaaatgacacctcaactccatcgttactgttttatattatatatagatagatagatatgcagagaattagagagattttaaggattaatttaaattctgtagaactcttagatatagtacggataaaataatctttttatagataaatataataatatgattaaaattaatatattatattatatttttcatcagtaaaaaaggaggaagtgacacctcatcTCTATCGTTACTGTATGCAGAGaactagagagattttaggaattaatttaaattctgtataaCTCTTAGagatagtacggataaaataatctttttatagataaatataataatataattaaaattaatatattatattatattttttatcggtaagaaatgaggaagtgatacctcagctccatcgttaaaCCTTatttaattactaaaatatGTTGAAGGTTAGAGGAAATGGGCACAACTAGGGATGTGTATGTGTATCGGTTTAAAATCGAACCGAACTGAAAAAATGGAAATACcgaaattatcaaaataattcacACCGACATCGAAccgaataacatataaaaccgaaaTATAACAAAACCAAAATATTTAGTTCGGTTTGattttaaaccgaacaaaccaaatttaattaaaaaataaaaataataaataaaaatcactatatttaatcattaaatttacccaacaacaacaaaatttgaaatacttttaaaatatatattcatatTAGCTTATTATctcaataacaataaaaaaattctaaattcaaatatatgtctatatatatatatataaaataatatagaatacgtgtaattcggtgcggtgcgggtttttttatatttttttatcaaactgacCCGAATACCAAAatacacacacacaaaaaactGATGTCGAACTAAAGTGGCTAAAAAACCGAATTCAATCGATTCGGATTGGTATGCGGTTTAAACCACACCGATGCACACCGCTAGGCACAACAACATGagattacaaataaaaaaaactttataaaTCAACCGTGGTTTGAACTTATTCAAAATAACTGATTGCCCTGTAAACTTTAAGAGGGTCTTATTAACTCTTTCAACTTACTAACACAGTAATTAATACATCCCTCAATCCAAAGAACACATAATCAAACTCTCAAATTGTTAGTAAATCAACTGGTTTCATAAACTTCTAAACCCGATTATACATCCACCAAGtgtaaaatcaaattattatgAGGAAGCGAGCTtccatatcatttttttttcaataatgtTAGAGATAAGATCCTTCTTAAGGTTTTTAGCTGTTAGATGGAGCCCACCGCCACCCAATTGGATTAAAGTTAATACCGGCGGTTCCGCCTCTTTAGAGTCATCGGGTGCAGGGAGGGGTGGGGGGCGTTTTTTCTTCGTACTTCACGAGGCTGTGTTTCACACTTCGATTGGATAACAAAGATACTCTCTTTGCTGAACATAAAGCGCTTGTATATGCAATCAAGGCCACTTCTGCTAGACAATGGTTTCCTTTAAGGATCAAATCCGACTCATTGATAGCCGTTAATTAATCTCATGAAGCATTACAGAAAAGAGGTTCCCTGGATCTAATGGTAGAATGGCTACAGATTATCACCTCTAATAGAGTTCATATCACATACATATATCGGGAGGGAAAGTCAGTTACTGATTGTCTCTCCAAGGCTATCAGATCGTTGGTGGGATAGCTATCCCTCTTCGATAAGACCTTCTACATGAGACATTGTTAGCTtaactttctttctttttctatatacatttattcattatttttataattctttatttattttaataaatttttgggGTGCTGGCTGGCGGGTTGCAGTTCTGGTGCTAACCTAGTTGGGATGAGTTCGGCTTCTCGGTCTCCAGTTTCTCGCCTTTActttaaaaaatgtatattgATTGAATTTAaacttttatttcagttttcaaACGcatttaaatgaaaaaaaaaactaaaaataaaaaaaaagcttaaaaattttatattaataaaaattctaTTTATTTTAGGTATAAACCAAAGTTATCCAGGTCAACCTTTAActattagaattaaaaaaaaaaaatcaactcatCCATggtgaattaaaaagaaaaatgaattttaGTCTTCATTGGTGggtgatctgtaaattccactgtaaactctcatcgaggtctgtggtttgccctgatcttgggagtgggtagacctacccttacctaaactttttttctaccaaaaaaaaagaaaaatgaatacaCAACTCTTAATCTGGTGAGGATACAATGAACACTCCTAAATAAAACTAGAGAGGTGAGATAGAACGTAACAACTTCTATAAAGGGTGGTTCTTGATGATCTAAGATACGTGGACACCCTTCTAACCCTACTTCCGTTCTAAATCTAGATAAGAGTTTCATtttatagattttatttttcaaccTATAATTGCTCCATATGcactattattttttaaaacattaaaaataaaatactaccaaaaataaaatattatcatttttcaAATTGATATATCTACACTCTTCCAAAAATATTAAAAGGCATATTtagattttattctttattttatagagttttttttagcaaaacactatcaaaataaaaatgttcAGCAAAATGTCAACAAAAAAACTCTAACCAATTTCTAAAATACCAAACACATTAATTTCAAGAAAATAAATTTCCTTTAACTTCTTTATGCATTGTATTttcttattatcattatttggaaaaaaaaaaggttagaaTTTGAACTCAAAAACTCAATATTTCATGTTGAAATTAATTGTCGGGTTAGAATTAGTATCCTCCCGCAGCTGAAACAGTGGTTAACATTCTATAATAATTAGGCTAGATCAATGGATCGGTAAGATTTAAGGTATTTAGTAAGCACCAAAATACCCTTACCCGTGCCTAAGCCAATCTTTGGTAATTAGAAGTTGTAATGCAAATTAACGCCTTATCCTGATGAAATCTAAGAAAAGAATTAAGAGTTATCTTTTTaagcctataaatagaggcttAGGAGGTGTTTGTTTATCTACTTTTCACCttctgtttgtcttttcattttaaaaggcagAGTTTTACAGCTTGTTTGGATGGAGTTATTTTAAAGTAAGTGAGGGTAGCTAATCTTGTTTGTTTTGAGGTGTAATTGAATGTAATAATAAGTGAGGGTATGTGAGGTGAAATTTGGTTGATTTTCTTTACACCCCAAATTGAAGGGTAGGGAAGTGacatatttttcttttccaaaattaccctctatattttattttaaaataatacattgtttgaatataaaagtaattttgtatATAACTTACCTTACCTTACTTTACTTTACCATCAAACTAAAcacaattatattattaaaccatcacttACCTTACCTTCTGTCCAAACACAACAAATTATTTCATTCACTTCACTTACCTTACCCTACCCCACCTTCCTTTACATTAAAATACCCTCATCCAAACAAGGCcgtaggtgtttggttagactccTTCTGTTTAccagtgtttggttagtgacatcctgtttgctttttacatctgaaaagtagcattttacaaaagtagagaatctctactttttggaaaagcagcattttccaacagctaacagcaaacagcaacaacaaacagtaggtaaaacaaacggccCCATAAGCTCTCTCAACATACATACAAAGTCTCATATCATTTTACATAAAGTTCACATTTAGTTCGTGGTTCCGTTGCATCTCCTCCCGAGGAGTTATGTGATTGGTACGAGATCACAGTTTGATTTCTTCCGTAGCAAAACACGTGAAACCTAAAACATACAAGGTTCATAGACCCTTGAAGTTTTAGGAAGTATAATTCATATTACATAACAGCAAACAAACAGCAGCAGCAACAGCAACAAATCACTTTCTGGTTATTCAACACAAATAtttatattgatattgttcTACTCTGGAATTTGAATAGTTGGCTTCCATTGATAAGAGGAGATTATCTCCTCTCTTCTGTCGCATGTTTAAGCTGTTTCGCTCGAAGCCAAGAATACGTGTCCAAGGCGACCAAACCAATCTGCTCCGGAGATGTAAACACATTCTGCAAGAATTTTACATTCCTAAAGCCCCAAAGACTCCAAAGAAACATGAGGACTTTCCCCCAAGTATTCCGTGACGAGCCCACAACACGGATAAGACAAAGTTGGCAAAGTTGCCCGCCACACATATTTAGCAACCGGACAAATGCCAATGTCCCTACTGAAATAAACACAAATTCTATCAACCTCCATTCCTTAATTAAATTGAACCTAGTAGGAATACAATTCTGAACCAGTTTCCAAGCAAAAAACAAGGGACTTCTGCTCTCCAAATCTCCGCCCACGAAATTGTTCTGTTGACTCCATTAACATAGCAAGGTTATACGCACCAGCTTTTTGGCCATCCATCTCCTGCTCTGCTGCTAATAAACCTCCCCCTCATGCCTACTGATTTCAGGTTGGTTCCATCTCCTGTTTGTTGGTAACAAGAAGTGCAGAATCAGAACATAAAGTAATTTGTGATAGCAACTCTCCTTTAGTTGTCTAAATGCACTTAGTGGTTGTAATTTAATAGATATGATTTTGTTTAAGTAATTTGTAATTAGAAACATGAATGCCAATACCTGAGATTAAAGTCTGAATGAAATATATCAGGAAATTTGATAGAAGTGATTTTGTTTAACATCTAAACATAGAATCTACTTAAACATCTAATCTTTTGTGCACAAACTAACAAAAATACTTGACAGTTTGTACCTCCAGTTTTCTACAAAAATTACCATCCAATCAGCAGTATGTTTTCCTGTAATCTTACTGAAGGTATAACTATGGAAGGGAGAGTTTTAAATCAGTCCCCAAAATATATCCATTCAATTCAATATTGATAGTGTTTGAATAATTAGTAAAGTTAAGAACTATTAATCTATTTTCATTGCAAaggaaaacttacttcttctcCATCGAGCACAGAGCTTTTGGCTTCCTTGATACCAAGATAAAAATCCAACAAACCAGGGACTTCATCTATGAATTGATCAATATATTTCTCCCGAAATTTCTTCTCACTTATCACTAAGTTCTCTAACTTCTTAGACCCTTTTATCAGCTTCTTTGACTCCAAACCCATCAAAACATGATACCTCGGACGAGCTCTTTTTTCAATTGAATACCAAGTAGATTGGGATTTACAATTATAGTTTGAGGCTCCAACTTCATAGTATTAAAGTAGAAATGCAATGTCTTTCTAATGTTCTCCTCAGAGTAAGATAAACATTGTGGACATTGCTTGAAAGCTTTTAGAATATCCTGctcactaaatcccatactctTCATCACCTCAATTTTCTTCTTCCAAGTTGACTCACTCATTTGTAACATCACTCTAAAAGCATGTATGAACATTGTATCAGTAGTTTCAAAGCCCAGATTTTTAACAGAATTCACAGCATTAATCAACTTCTCAGGATTTAGGAGCATAGATCTTGGATGCAAAATTAGGAACCTCTCCACAACATGAGCAGGCACTCCTCCCTCTTTCACTAAAACATCAACATTTTGTTTCAATAGAATCTTCATATTATTACACAATAACCATGGTCCACGCTTAACAACAGTTAGAAATTTCTCATGACTATCTAAAAACAACCTCAAGCACTGGACAGACGGTTTGATTTTGGAAGCTAAAGAGGCTTCGGCAATAGACGGATTAGACAAAATGATATGGGGAAGTAGCTCACCTTCAAACCCAATTTTGACTAGGTACTCAAATTTGGGTTTGAGATTGTTGTGAATTCTGCAATTGAGAACTTGAGGGCGTTTCACGATCAATTGGGCCACATGGGTGTCGCTGAAATGATGAGATTTAAGGAACTGAAGTACAGATTGAGGCTTTTGTGGAGTCTTCTCGTTGAGCTGAAACTTGTTGGAGACAGAAAGAGCAGATTTCAAAGAAAGCCCACATGAATTGACGAGTAATTCAACAGTATACGATGAAGAAGGAGTTGCAGTAGTGGGTGATGGAGGAACGGAAGAAAGAGTTGCAGAGGATTGAAGAAAACGTTTTTGTAAGCAAAATAACATGTTCCTGATCAAATAATTGGCCATTTCAGAAGCTCGAACAATGTGAATTCAGAAATGAGAGTGAAGTGCATAAACTAGGGTTTCGTCCTATTCAATTTCAGAAACAAACGGGACTCATGAAATGGTCCCTAAATTACACATATGGTCCCTGCATTTTATACTAACTTTCATTATGATTTATGACGATAATATATGACTTCTTTTTTCATAGCATTATACTatgaagggtaattaatttattagtccctatattttgataaaatacaCTGCTTAGtctttgtatttttaaaaacacatggtaaagtccctaacgtttttctcggtgaactgtttagtccctaacgtttttctcggtgaactgtttagtccatgccgTTAGACTAttatgaagattttgttagtcaatttggatttgcgttcttcttttcctttattttcctttcctttgaactctaatgcatctgaaatcagctttgagtgttcttctttttgattttcttcttaatcgttcaaattcgtaagcattggatctgttctttttcttgttctctatacaaatagcttcttcttctaaattggatttcctcttctgaagtttgaaggtaaataataaagggtaatttagttattttctaagtcataaacggtaaaaaaatctaacaaacataagcaaggactaaacagttcactgagaaaaaggttagagaccttaccatgtgtttttaaaaatacagagactaaacagtgtgttttatcaaaatatagggactaataaattaattaccctactAAGAATACCATTTCAATCTCAAAAATTTCAATCTCAAAAAAgcgtaaataatttattatttcctTCATTTTCacctaacacattgtttagtttcattattttgaaaaacacacgATAAACTCATTATCTTTTATCATTGTTAACTCTTTGATccatttgtctattttttttagatttttaaacgTTATATTTAACATAAACAGACTAATATTATCACTTTGTATCATACTATGAATGTctcaaaagttaaaatatattcggttaaaaattaaaaaaaaaaacaaaatgatcTATGGAgtaatattgataaaaatagaaaccttataatttgttttttaaaataaaaaaataaactgtTTGTTATATAAAATAAACTGTTTGGTTGGCGCAGTGGTAACATGGGGCTGCGCTTGGTAGGCCGGTCTCAGGATCGATCCCCCACAACGGCGATTGGAAGAGGTTTAAATATTGTAATCCTTGAACCCGTCCCGAATCCGGATTAGTTGGCCAATGTGGTTTGGAGTACCGGATGGTTTAACCAAAAGTtgaagactaataaattattgaagagtgTTGCTTACAAGAAAAAACATTACTTCCATTTATCattctagtttttattatttgacaTATACATCATTAAACTTAAGATTATTGCAAGTTATTTCAGATTTAGGGGTGTTTTCTTCCATTTCCACATtctctttgtttttttatattgaaatgattttttttattttttattttttattttttttgtgtttggtTAGCAGTTGCTGATTACATttgggtattgctatataccgcatcCAAGTTCTTTATCACCGCATCTATTGGACCATTTTGCCGTTGGTATAAAAATTTTgtgaaaattgagaaaaaaaatttgagagaaaattcaaaatttagcttaaacggatgcggcataccattcCCACCATGACGGGAACGGATCCGTTCCCGTCATGGTGGgaatggtatgccgcatccgtttaagctaaattttgaaatatgtaaaatcgtaaaaattttagtgacgaaaaatactaaatcattcaattttttgtgacgaaaaattaaaaattctcctattttttgtgacgaaaaatgcaaaatcgtcatgaaaaatatgtattattttcatgagttctttgataaaaagatgtaaatcttaatgtttccgactcgtaatcatccaatTTTTGGGTTCGGATTCTCACACATTTATTTTaacaatttcaattattgttgttcgggtttatgattttggagagagaattttcaatttttgatcAAAATGACGAGAatggcaaaaaagtccaaaagtGGCGGTGAAAAGGAATTTGATGGCGGTATTTAGCAGCTTACTTACATTTCATACACAGTAGCTTTctataaaaacagaaacaaCAATAGTAAACCATAACCATAAACAACAGTTAACCAAATAGAGCCCGAATCGGACAGTCCGGTTCGACCGGTTCGCGAACCGGTCAGATTTCTGATCCGATTAATGCTGGTTCTTTAATTGTTCAACAAACCAAACTGAACCGCTTGAACAGATCGGGTCAACCGTGAACTAATCCGATTGAACGGTTTAGTCAGATTAGTCATCCACacatgtttaacttaaaaaatacaaatatgttGAAGGTTGGATTCAAACCTAGACCTTTAGGGACCACTAGATACATCTTACCACTAAGCTACCTTTCAACTTATATTATACTGAtgcttaaaatttaaaattttatttagtatttactttttatataatttgataaatactaaataaaatttgaaaaatactAAACACacataaatacatatataaatactAAACACacataaatacatatataaagCACTTTCATTTTTCTCTTTACCAAAAAGATTAAAGTTGAAAAATGCAAATGAGTCATTTAAATTTCCATTTCATTTTCTGAttagaattaattatatttattgctATATTTAAAACATTTAAATTGAAAGGGTTAAGATGTAAAAATCGCATAACGTTTtaggttaggagcaattttacgcctaacgtttaaaatggtgcaattttacccataacatatGTATCCAAGAGGAATTTTAAATCTAACGTTGATAAAATTGTATGGGTGTAAAGAGTAGATGACACAATTCATGgctgagaagacagtttgatgaaatatttatcaaaatgatccaatctatcaacgttaggggtaaaattgctcttggttacaaacgttatgggtaaaatcgCACCGttttagatgttaggagtaaaattgctcctcatCCATTGAAATATTATACATTAGTTATCACATCTTTCGCTATTCattcatttattatttatttttgaaaattaaacttCCCATCTTTAAAGACAAAAAGCATATTTAAACcccaaaattttacatgttttaaagaTCAAAtccttgatcaattattttaccCCTaccgtctaaaatggtgcaattttatccataacatttgtatccaagagcaattttaaccctaacgttgataaaatGGCATGCGTGTAAAGAGTAGATGACACAATTCATGGctgaaaagacagtttgatgaattatttatcaatTTGATCCAATCTATGAACATTAggtgtaaaattgcttttgattaccaacgttaggggtaaaattgcactattttaaacgttaagggtaaaattgctcctgatccaaaacgttagggaaatttttgcaccttaatccaaATTGAAATCAACTACCACACTTATTATATGATGAGTCTCGAATATGAGAATATGTCCAATAAAATATTGTAAATCAAATACAATAATATAGATTAAATGCCGATGCGGCAAAAATTAAGATTTTCAACACTTACATGTCCTTCCCATAGATTTTCAaggttatttaatttttcttttatttaatttcattatTCTCTTTCCCCCTCAACCTGCTTTCTTTCGTAAACTGTATTTAGACAGTTATTTCAATTAACCCActccttccttcttcttctgtatGCTCAGTTTAATTATTTATGTCCATAACTCCTCATTCAATCGGTCTCCTTCCTAAGTTCTCCCTCgatcttttcttctttcttcgcCTGTTCTTATTAAGCAGTTCCCCTATCATTGACTGCTCTATCATTTGTGACAATCTCCGACTTTTGGAAAGAGGTAAACTGTTCAAGTTTTTCTTTTGTACGGTATtttctaattacataaatatctCTCAGCGGATTGTGTTCTTCTAGGTTTTTCCAAGATCAATTCCATTGTTTTCCATTATCTGTGTCAATTTTTACTTCTGGAGTTTATTCTTCAATTCTAATGTAGGTTAATCATATTGTTTATTCGCTTACTAACTAAAGCCTTAGATGTATGATCTATTCGGTTTCACAATTCTCTAACTCTCTATTACTTTATGTTCActgattttaattcttcaagTCACTAAGTTCTGTCTTTAGATAACATAGAAGGGATTGCAGATTGAATTAATGACTACAATTTAGAGCATGAAAGCTCAACTTTGACGGTAGTTAATATTTCCGATGATCCCACGTTAATTACTGAATTGACCAAAAAATAAGATAATGAagtaaggattttttttttttttacaatttccaaataatttatttattttttcccaaGTATTCATAGCTCTAAcaattaaaatgtttaaaaaattgTTTATTTTAAATTCAGGAATCAATCGGTGGTATAGGTGATAATTAGGAACTCAACAACTCAATAACACCTACGAGTTCTAAGACAAAGCGAGTAATGCATGTTCAAGATTTGGATGAAAGCAGTAGCACTGAAGATGAATTTTCAACCTCGAAAgttgttatcgtcgtaatttatagtatttttagtatttaattactagttattttgtaccattttaataaattttaataatggtttttgtatattttcttcattttatgtatctaagccaatttGTGTGTTTTCTAGGCGCTTTCGCAAGGTTTTCAGCAAAAATAACCAAGTCGGAGCTTAAGGCGacaactcgggagtaaaagggaccagaaaaaTGAATTTTAGCGACACCCAGCGTGCACTTCGTCGCGGATGTGTGCTGTAAGACAaaaagtccaattgttcacactaggacagatttgacacattttcgtattttcaacgtatctccctcatacagactcggattgaggcgattcaaaatgcgttggaaagctaagagaaagatgaacaagtgactaaTAGTGGcctctccaaattcgaagtgtatCAAGCCCAGAAAATTCccaaagttgatgaatatgttgaagcctaagattactttcacatttcaactcctaaattattaaaatcttcccacatgctctcttaaatgctaaattcagatga
The window above is part of the Euphorbia lathyris chromosome 3, ddEupLath1.1, whole genome shotgun sequence genome. Proteins encoded here:
- the LOC136221956 gene encoding transcription termination factor MTERF9, chloroplastic-like yields the protein MANYLIRNMLFCLQKRFLQSSATLSSVPPSPTTATPSSSYTVELLVNSCGLSLKSALSVSNKFQLNEKTPQKPQSVLQFLKSHHFSDTHVAQLIVKRPQVLNCRIHNNLKPKFEYLVKIGFEGELLPHIILSNPSIAEASLASKIKPSVQCLRLFLDSHEKFLTVVKRGPWLLCNNMKILLKQNVDVLVKEGGVPAHVVERFLILHPRSMLLNPEKLINAVNSVKNLGFETTDTMFIHAFRVMLQMSESTWKKKIEVMKSMGFSEQDILKAFKQCPQCLSYSEENIRKTLHFYFNTMKLEPQTIIVNPNLLGIQLKKELVRGIMF